The stretch of DNA AAGTCAAACAATTAAAACAAGCTCCAAACAATTTCCATTTAGATGCGAATAACAAGTTGTACGTATGCATACGTATACATAGTATACATGTATACTAGATGCACAGGCGATAATCAAGCTTCAAATACATTACCTTAGTATTTTCTagaatatataaacaatttgtatttttcatattccaaagaaagcctaaaattaATTACCATTAATTCGCACGTGCCGACTGATCAATCAGCAGATTgatctttgtttttgtttattaaaatgagAGCAATAAAGAGCTCAACAAATACCTGTTCCTATACCCTTTCAGaaggtattattattttaatcagAAGCGTTTTATTTAGGTGCCTTTTAAACATTctagaacatttttaataaatgtatatattaaaaaagcaAGACAAATTTATCAGTTTATTCGTATCCTCTAGATCCTAACCAGTTTGGTGCGCGTTTCCATCATTGGAAGTCCATACGAGAAGCGTACCGGCTGTAATATTACATATTATTGTTTTAGTtacagttttttattttatcacatATTTACGTTTAGGAGCAGCGTTGCTAAGAGCAGCGAGAATGATAAAGATAAGGGCAGCGATTTGGAAGAACTTCATGTTGATTTGGGTGTTTCGGTGGTTCTTGGTTTACTGATTCTCCACTGCAGAGTGGGAGCTCTTTTATAGGCGAACGTTTGGTCCATAATCTGGACAATTTCAACCTTGAAGATTGCACATGGTCAAAGATCAACTGAGGTTTCCTAAATGTGAAACCTCCCAATAATATACAACGTTTCATATTGTATtggaataaaaatgtataccaAGTCCAGCTTTCTCATTTTAAGCCCTTATCAGCAAAAATccagtaaaaataatattgtaaataaaaatgttaggaCATTTTCTAACTTTCCCCTGTTCTTCAGATTAATTACGAAaagttttgtaatttaattttttttatttaagaatccATATGGGTAAACACATAGTCAAAATTTTCCTGCAGTTCTAACCGGTGCGGATGTACTGGGTGTTGTCGGTCTGGATGAGCACGGTTCCAGCtgtaatattgtaaaatattttaaaataattattattataattattgttattttatattttatcttgTGATTTAACACTTACGTTGGGGAACGGGCTCAGCATTGGCGAGGGCGGCGAACATGGCCAAGAGAAGGGCGGCGGCTTGGAAGAACTTCATGTTGATTTTGGtggtttgttggttttttggtAGCTTATTAGCTTGGTAGTTCAAGTGAGACACTGATGCCCAACTGCAGAACGGGAGCTCTTTTATAGCAATGCGATCAGCCAGCGAACTGGGCAATTCCAACCTGGGGATTGCACAGGTTAAAAGATCGGCTTAATCTCTTCACTCGTCAATCAGAGAGATTCGCTGTTGatttgttgttgatgttgatgCAGGGCGATTCATGTGAAGCGAGAACCTGTCTGGGTTTTCTACGCAATTCAATTAATGCTGGTTATTGACATTCGAATATGTGCACACGTAGACGGAACGACTATTAGAATAATTGGAACTGGGCGCGAACAGCGCAATATGCAATCCAGTTTTGTTTGTAAACAATACCCTTTACGGTGGAGTTTCTCTTGAAAAAAGGTAGTTAATGGCTTTTACCGACTAATTCTTGGtactataaaaatgtatatctaAAACAATGAAAGATAAAAATCGTTCTCGAAATggattttcccaaaaatattaagaatacGCTGCAGTAAACGATTTCTAGGTCGTTGCGGAAGGTTAGGgtcttatataaatatttatttatttattttatatatgaaataattatataaatatgcaaaatctaCCCTTAGAAGAGTTTGATTTATTAAAGGTCCATAATTATCCATTAtcctatttaattaaatttatattaaattattttttttacgaatacaaaatttaaagacgaaatattttattcaaaaattaaatattatcataTTGCTTGCCAATTAATTGCTTTTAACAAATCGTAGAAATATAAACGTATTTTTGATTGAATTCCTATTTTGgaaaactaatataaaatatttgaataaataaaataaaattaataaataaataaaataataataataagtcaAAGCATTAAACATTATGTAAATGTagagttttttataattatttattttaaatgtaatgatAGAAagttttgatatattttaaaaaatgtacgaGGTGTAATAACATATAATGATGGTCGGTGAATGTCTTATCTAAGAGATAAGAGTGGCAAATCCAAAACCGATCTAAATCGAAGTCAATTTACACCTTGCATCCCATTATTCTCAGGGAatcgaatttatttattagtattCTCGCGTATCAGCTACACGCGCATTATCAGCTCAGATCGCTCAGAGCGCTCGATTCCCGATCGTGACCCTGGGGGTTTTTCGGATGCCCATTGGAAATTCCTGATTTACAAGCCCCAGCTGGCGCTCACTGCACCGGATCGAGCTATATAAGCGACGCTCCCACGGATCGACAATCAAAGTAGAACTTGAATTCACTCTGTAAACATGAACTGTCTGAAGATCTGCGGCTTTTTCTTCGCTCTGATTGCGGCTTTGACGACGGCAGAGGCTGGtgagtaaaaaaacaaaaatcttatCAACGGGTTGTCActaattcgattttttaacagCTACCCAAGTCATAAATGCTGGCGGACACACTCTGATTCAAACCGATCGCTCTCAGTATATACGCAAAAACTAAAAGTTACCAATGGAAATCTAATAAATGtctaagcaaataaaaattatgtgaaaaaatattgttttttaacttatatttgaaaatagcGCGCAGTTTGGTATGAAAGGTCACACTGGCAGAAAATACTAGCTTAGGGTGACCATTTCTCCTCCCGTAGTGTGTATACACTGGAAATGATCGCGATCAGCTgttcaaaaaaacaaaactatttttaaaactccGGCATTTCatcttatttattaaattttaaggaaattcagTGAAAATAAAGTAATGTTTTCGATTTAGTGACTTGTGAAATCAATtcgcaaatatatttttaaaacgcaGGCCAACAACATTGATAAAACCGAAAGGAATATCGTTTGATTTTGGAGGCAGCATCTGGAATCTGGTACACCGGGCAGATCCTTTTAAGGATCCTTTATGGtccatttttggaaaatgagATTCAAAAATGAAATCGTTGAGATATTATTGAATGTATAATTCAAAGAAATCCAAATTATCcgacaaagtttaaaaaaaaggaaagtgaTTTGAAAGGATCTCGTTCCTGCAGGTAATACTATACCTATAAAATTAGGGGTATATGCAAttattaacttatttttttagcaATACCCATAACGCAGTATTTAGTATGAAGATCTCTTAATTTACGAAAAATTAAACAACCAAATTACAACTTAAATATTGCTTGTACTGACTAGGTTCTAAACTAAGTTCAACCTTAAACATGAAGGTTTATAAATAGCTTTGGCGATATCATTAAGTTAGTCCAGCCAATTTTAGACAATCTCTTAGTCAATTAAAGGCTATCTAATCTATTGACAGTTAAAAACAACCATATCTTATCTGTTAATCCTTTTAAAGAAATCAAAGATTGATCTACTTTCAGATGTTTCTGATTAGCTAAACTTTGATAATGTCGTTATATATGGGTCATGGTGCATTGATTTTCCTGAAATCAGCGACATAAATTAGCTGAAAGCTCCGTTTAAAAAGATTaaagattttgaaaaaacaTGTACAGTGATGAACTTAATTCTTGGCACACTTGGCATCTTGGACTTTAGGTTCAATTTTCTCCGACtaatatatgaataaaaaaatttaaaaaaatttgtttatgtaaAGGCCACATTTtactgtttaaataatttggtttcatatttatatttcttaagactaattttttaaaactcaaaaacgaaaaaatgagCCTATTCTGCCCGAACAAAATTCTTGGCACACTTGTGTTGTATTTAACTATTTCGCTAAAACTTAACCGATTTgactcattttttttgctaaatcCGCTAGGCCTCAGTTGTCTAGATGGCATATTGCTAAATTTGTATCcttaaatcgttaaaataacttatttttaactaaaaacgGTTATATAAAAGTATGTTAAATGCCAATACCCATATCTGTgcgaaaaacaatattttaagggCAGGATCAGGGTCAATCATATGCTAATACTAGGAAATATGAGCCCAGAAGTTGTTTTTACCATTCGGATCCTTTTACGGCGTTTTAAAGGACTCTCACTGTGCAAAAATGCAAGGCACACATCCTGACCCATGGGTTTAAGAGGCCAGGGAAGCGAAAGGATCAAGAAAAAGGATAATGTCAACCCTTAGATTTTATAAGCACAGATCGAAGTTTAGGATAGGAAGGACTTTTACAAGGATATTCAACCAACGGATATTTTAAAGGCCCTGCAGTGTgccaactaaatttttttgcaGCAGAATAGGctcattttttcgtttttgagttttaaaaagttagtcttaagaaatataaatatgaaaacaaattatttaaacagtaAAATGTGGCCTttacataaacaaatttttaaaaattttttttttcatatattagtCGGAGAAAATTGAACCTAAAGTCCAAGATGCCAAGTGTGCCAAGAATTAAGTTCATCACTGTATCTCAAATGTGCAGCTTGACGTCTGGAAGGTTCTTCAGGTCCTCCGCGTAGCGCGCCAGCAAGGGTTCCACTTCATCCCTCAGGAACTCCACCACCTGGTCACTGGCTCGACCCGTGAAGGTCCTGGCATCCAGTATGCCATCCAGCTGCTCGAGAATGGGCGAGAAGTAAGGATCCCGGCGCACGCGATCCACCAGATCGTTGTCCTGGCCATGCTGCTTCACCTGGGCTCCAGCCTCCTGGGACAGCAGGCGCATCCTCTCGTGACACACCTGCCGATCCCCGCCAGCCCTCACCATGGCCATGATTATGTTCTCCGTGGACAGGAAGGGCAGCTCCTGGCCGATGTGGCGCTCGATCACCTTCGGATAGACCACCAATCCCTGCGAGAGGCTCAGCAGATTGAGCAGCGCCCCATCGGCGGATAGGAAGGCCTCGGAAAGAGTCAACCGCCTGCTACCGTTGTCATCCAGGGTCCGCTCCAACCACTGATTGGCGTGGGTGTTGGCGGCACTGCTGTACAAGGTGATGAGATGCCGGGCCAGGGAGCAGCATCGCTCCGAGCGCTGGGGATTCATCTTGTACGGCATGGCAGAGGAGCCAACCTGGGTGCTCGAGTAGggctcctccagctccttgcGGGAGGCCAGGATGCGCACGTCGGAGCACATCTTGTGGATGGTCGAGCCGAGGCCGGAGAGGGCTCCCACAATCTCCACGTCCACCTTCCGGGAGTAGGTTTGCCCGGTTATCGCATAGGCCTTAGTGAAACCCGCCATCTCGGTGAACAACTGATCCAGCTGCTTCACCTTCTCGCCATCCCCGTTGAAGAGCTGCAGGAAGGAGGCCTGCGTGCCGGTGGCTCCCTTGACTCCGCGGAAGCACAGATCCTCCAGGCAGCGCGACAGCGACCGCTCATCCATGAGCAGGTCCTGGATCCACAGGCAGGCCCGCTTGCCCACTGTGGTCAGTTGGGCCGGCTGCAGATGGGTGAATCCCAGCGTGGGCAGATCCTTGTAGTTCTCGGCGAACTTACTGAGCTGGCCAATCACTTTGATCAAGCGCAAACGAAGCAGCTTAAGGGCATCCCGCATCACCACCAGATAGGTGTTGTCGCCCACAGCAGAGGAAGTGGCTCCCAAATGGATGACCGAACCCGCCGTTGGACATTGTCTGGCGAAGATGTGGAGGTGGGCCATCACGTCGTGGCGCGTGAGTCGCTCCTCGGCTTCCGCCGCCTCGAAATCGATGTTATTCATCTGCAGCTCCATTTCGGCAATCTGCGAGTCGGTGATCTCCAATCCCATCCTGCGCTCCGCCTTCGCCAGCCACACCCACATCTGCCGCCAGGTGGAGAACTTGTGTCGCTCGCTGAAGAGGAACTGCATCTCCCTGCTGGCATACCGGGTGCTTAAAGGAGACTTGTAGACATCGTAGTTTCCCTCCATCCTTGTATCCTTATAAAATGATTCTAGTTTCACAAGGGAAAACTTGACTGCTCCGAATCCAACTAACGACTGTCTGGATGTATAATTTTCGACCTCTTTTAAACGCACATATCAGACGCGTGTGcgagcataaaaataaatcattaataaattatcTAGATGATTTAGATTTCTGAGGGATCGATAATCGGAACTAGATTTCGTTATCGCTGTGTTATATTTGGTCGTAAATGTCTTCTTCATGCTGAGACTTTGGCTTAATCATTTTGATAATCGTTAATTAGTAATTACATTTATCAACCGAAATTTTTCAACTGAAATTTTCAACCGAGccaaaaagctttaaaattgaatcactgtggacggcagtccacgtagtgacgaaAC from Drosophila takahashii strain IR98-3 E-12201 chromosome 2R, DtakHiC1v2, whole genome shotgun sequence encodes:
- the Dso1 gene encoding daisho1 yields the protein MKFFQAAALLLAMFAALANAEPVPQPGTVLIQTDNTQYIRTG
- the Dso2 gene encoding daisho2, yielding MNCLKICGFFFALIAALTTAEAATQVINAGGHTLIQTDRSQYIRKN